A single region of the Fimbriimonadaceae bacterium genome encodes:
- a CDS encoding proline racemase family protein: MPYPRIDVLDMHTGGEPLRIVKSGYPPIPGSTILDKRRYARENLDHLRRFLMFEPRGHFDMYGALLVEPTLPGADLAVLFIHNEGYSTMCGHAVIALGRYAVDYGLVKAVEPVTEVGIECPCGLVKAYVEVTGGKSGKVSFDSVKAFLHSADVRVEVPGYGEIVCDVAYGGAFYALADARQFGLEPGKSPVRALVDAALAVSSEVRKAVKLSHPEHDDLAFLYGSILTDGIDSPDATSCNICVFADAEVDRSPTGSGVTARMAARFAKGQARLNETALFSSITGAVFEGTVVEETGEGSFDAVRVRVGGQAHYSGEASYWLEEGDEIGKGFLAR, translated from the coding sequence ATGCCCTACCCCCGAATCGACGTCCTCGACATGCACACCGGAGGCGAGCCCCTGCGCATCGTCAAGAGCGGCTATCCCCCCATCCCCGGCAGCACCATCCTGGACAAGCGACGCTACGCCCGGGAGAACCTCGACCACCTGCGCCGATTCCTCATGTTTGAGCCGCGCGGACACTTCGACATGTACGGCGCACTGCTGGTCGAGCCCACCCTTCCCGGCGCCGATCTTGCCGTCCTCTTCATCCACAACGAGGGCTACAGCACCATGTGCGGGCATGCCGTCATCGCGCTGGGGCGGTACGCGGTGGACTATGGCCTGGTCAAAGCCGTCGAGCCGGTCACGGAGGTGGGGATCGAGTGCCCCTGCGGGCTGGTGAAGGCCTATGTCGAGGTGACGGGCGGCAAGTCCGGCAAAGTCTCCTTCGACAGTGTGAAGGCGTTTCTGCACTCGGCGGATGTGCGGGTGGAGGTCCCTGGCTATGGCGAGATCGTGTGTGATGTAGCCTACGGCGGTGCGTTCTATGCGCTTGCCGATGCGCGGCAGTTTGGGCTGGAGCCGGGCAAATCTCCCGTGCGGGCTTTGGTGGATGCGGCTTTGGCCGTGTCTTCCGAAGTGAGGAAGGCGGTAAAGCTGAGCCACCCCGAGCACGACGATCTGGCTTTCCTCTACGGCAGCATCCTCACCGACGGGATCGACTCCCCCGACGCGACCTCCTGCAACATCTGCGTCTTTGCCGACGCCGAAGTGGACCGCAGCCCCACCGGGTCGGGTGTGACCGCGCGGATGGCGGCCCGCTTCGCCAAGGGTCAGGCCAGGCTGAATGAGACAGCTCTTTTCTCCAGCATCACGGGAGCGGTCTTTGAAGGAACAGTGGTGGAAGAGACGGGTGAAGGTTCGTTCGATGCGGTGCGCGTCCGGGTGGGCGGGCAGGCGCACTATTCAGGCGAAGCGAGCTATTGGTTGGAGGAGGGCGATGAGATAGGGAAGGGGTTCCTTGCGCGCTGA
- the pruA gene encoding L-glutamate gamma-semialdehyde dehydrogenase, producing the protein MKFGDFHYPMPVNEPVLNYAPGSKEKGALKVALSELKSQEADIPMIIGGKEVRTSKMIAIRPPHEIAHTLGHFHMGNASHVQEAIDAALAAKPAWENMSWENRANIFLKAADLLATRYRPYINAATMLGQSKNAFQAEIDAACEIIDFLRFNVHFLSEIYAQQPIGSPGVHNRMEFRALEGFVLAVTPFNFTAIAGNLPTSAAMCGNTVIWKPANTQVFSAQMLMKVFREAGLPDGVINLIFIDGPTVGDVCFNHPDFAGVHFTGSTGVFNQMWKTIGENMGKYRTYPRIVGETGGKDFVMVHKSADVDSVVTALLRGAFEYQGQKCSAASRAYLPSNLAAEIKAKLVEGVKSFKMGSVEDFTNFVNAVIDERSFDKIAAYIDKAKADGQMILVGGGYDKSKGWFIEPTIIEALDPHYRTMCEEIFGPVLTIYVYDADKYEETLDLVNTTSPYALTGAILSQDRYAVELAVSKLRHAAGNFYINDKPTGAVVGQQPFGGARASGTNDKAGSQLNLYRWLSARTIKETFVPPTDYRYPFMQES; encoded by the coding sequence ATGAAGTTCGGCGATTTTCACTATCCGATGCCTGTCAACGAGCCCGTCCTGAATTACGCGCCTGGATCCAAAGAGAAGGGAGCCTTGAAAGTGGCGCTCAGCGAGCTGAAATCGCAAGAAGCCGACATCCCCATGATCATCGGCGGCAAAGAGGTGCGCACCTCCAAGATGATCGCCATCCGCCCGCCCCACGAGATCGCCCACACCCTAGGACATTTTCATATGGGCAACGCGAGCCACGTGCAGGAAGCCATCGACGCCGCGCTTGCCGCAAAGCCAGCGTGGGAAAACATGAGCTGGGAGAACCGGGCCAACATCTTCCTGAAGGCCGCCGACCTCCTTGCCACCAGATACCGCCCGTATATCAACGCCGCAACGATGCTGGGCCAGAGCAAGAATGCTTTTCAGGCCGAGATCGACGCGGCTTGCGAGATCATCGACTTCCTTCGTTTTAACGTCCACTTCCTCAGCGAGATTTACGCCCAGCAGCCGATCGGCAGCCCAGGAGTCCACAACCGGATGGAGTTTCGGGCGCTGGAGGGATTCGTACTCGCCGTCACGCCGTTTAATTTCACCGCCATCGCCGGGAACCTGCCAACTTCGGCGGCGATGTGTGGCAACACGGTGATTTGGAAGCCAGCGAATACCCAGGTCTTCAGCGCACAGATGCTGATGAAGGTCTTCCGGGAGGCCGGTCTGCCCGACGGCGTCATCAATCTCATCTTCATCGACGGCCCGACGGTCGGCGACGTCTGCTTCAACCATCCCGACTTCGCCGGTGTCCACTTCACCGGCTCCACCGGAGTCTTCAACCAGATGTGGAAGACCATCGGCGAAAACATGGGCAAGTACCGCACCTACCCGCGCATCGTCGGCGAGACGGGCGGCAAGGACTTTGTGATGGTTCACAAGAGTGCGGACGTGGACTCGGTGGTCACTGCCCTCCTGCGCGGCGCATTCGAGTATCAGGGCCAGAAGTGCAGCGCAGCCTCCCGCGCCTATCTCCCCTCCAACCTCGCCGCCGAGATCAAGGCCAAGCTGGTCGAGGGCGTGAAGAGCTTCAAGATGGGCTCGGTCGAGGACTTCACGAACTTCGTCAATGCCGTGATCGACGAGCGCAGCTTCGACAAGATCGCCGCCTATATCGACAAGGCCAAGGCCGACGGTCAGATGATCTTGGTCGGCGGGGGATACGACAAGTCGAAGGGCTGGTTCATCGAGCCGACGATCATCGAAGCCCTTGACCCGCACTACCGCACCATGTGCGAAGAGATCTTCGGGCCGGTGCTCACGATCTACGTGTACGACGCGGACAAGTACGAAGAGACGCTGGACCTGGTGAACACGACCTCGCCCTATGCGCTCACCGGAGCAATCCTCTCCCAAGACCGCTACGCCGTGGAACTGGCGGTGAGCAAGCTTCGCCACGCCGCTGGCAACTTCTATATCAACGACAAGCCGACCGGCGCAGTCGTGGGGCAGCAGCCGTTCGGCGGGGCGCGGGCGTCGGGAACGAACGACAAGGCAGGCTCGCAGCTGAACCTCTACCGATGGCTCAGCGCAAGAACGATCAAGGAGACCTTCGTGCCTCCGACCGACTACCGGTATCCGTTCATGCAGGAGTCGTAA
- a CDS encoding NmrA/HSCARG family protein, which yields MSQKKIIAVIGATGAQGGNLIRAILEDPNSEFAVRAITRNADSEKAKALAAQGVEVVEADMNDVASLTKAFEGAYGAYCVTSFWEHFDPNLEMSQAKNMAQAAKATGLQHVIWSTLEDVRKWVPLESDQLPTLNGNYKVPHFDAKGEADHFFTDAGVPTTFYMVAFYWDNMIHFGSGPQRGPDGKLMITFPMGDKKLPGISIEDIGRCAYGIFKRGGEYIGKRVGVAGEQLTGEEMAAALSETLGEPVGYWAVEPETYRNFGFPGAADLGNMFQFHRDFNDYFLTARDHVIARELNPQLKTLKEWLAENGSKIPVPAAVG from the coding sequence ATGAGTCAAAAGAAAATCATCGCCGTCATCGGCGCGACCGGAGCCCAGGGGGGAAATCTCATCCGCGCCATTCTCGAAGACCCGAACAGCGAGTTCGCCGTTCGCGCCATCACCCGCAACGCAGACTCGGAAAAGGCTAAGGCCCTTGCCGCGCAGGGCGTCGAGGTCGTGGAGGCGGACATGAACGACGTCGCCAGCCTGACCAAAGCCTTTGAAGGCGCGTACGGCGCCTACTGCGTCACCTCATTCTGGGAGCATTTCGACCCCAACCTCGAAATGTCGCAGGCCAAGAACATGGCCCAAGCCGCCAAAGCGACCGGACTTCAACACGTCATCTGGTCAACCCTCGAAGACGTCCGCAAGTGGGTGCCGCTCGAGAGCGACCAACTGCCGACCCTGAACGGTAACTACAAGGTGCCGCACTTCGACGCCAAGGGTGAAGCCGACCACTTCTTCACCGACGCCGGTGTGCCGACCACCTTCTACATGGTCGCATTCTATTGGGACAACATGATCCACTTCGGCTCCGGTCCTCAGCGCGGGCCAGACGGAAAGCTGATGATCACCTTTCCGATGGGGGACAAGAAGCTGCCCGGCATCAGCATTGAGGATATCGGTCGCTGCGCTTACGGCATTTTTAAGCGTGGAGGCGAGTACATCGGCAAGCGCGTGGGCGTTGCCGGAGAGCAGCTCACCGGAGAAGAGATGGCCGCTGCGCTTTCGGAGACCTTGGGCGAGCCGGTTGGCTATTGGGCAGTCGAGCCGGAGACGTACCGGAACTTCGGATTCCCAGGCGCAGCCGATCTTGGCAACATGTTCCAGTTCCACCGCGACTTCAACGACTACTTCTTGACCGCCCGCGACCATGTGATCGCCCGCGAGCTCAACCCTCAGCTGAAAACGCTTAAGGAGTGGCTGGCGGAAAACGGCAGCAAGATCCCAGTTCCCGCAGCGGTAGGTTAA
- a CDS encoding helix-turn-helix transcriptional regulator, translating to MIDETTSQAKALKALGDPTRLRIIQFLGCCPQCNVIDEDGSCGPTASEVCCTITGAEKINSTISHHLHELKGAGLIEIERKGKSMICTLNKEALAQLGQFVISLSKGENPCL from the coding sequence ATGATTGACGAAACGACGAGTCAGGCGAAGGCCTTGAAAGCGCTCGGAGACCCCACCCGACTGCGCATCATCCAGTTTCTTGGATGTTGCCCACAGTGTAACGTGATCGACGAAGACGGATCGTGCGGACCCACCGCAAGCGAAGTCTGCTGCACGATCACCGGGGCGGAGAAAATCAACTCCACGATCTCGCACCACCTGCATGAGTTGAAGGGTGCAGGCCTCATCGAGATCGAACGCAAGGGCAAAAGCATGATATGCACCCTCAACAAAGAGGCCCTCGCCCAGCTCGGGCAGTTCGTAATTTCCCTATCGAAAGGAGAGAACCCATGTCTATAA
- a CDS encoding VOC family protein: MSITKTHLSLNVKDVEKSAHWYEVFFGVPTHKRRPGYANFDLDQPALKLALQQIDAGTGGPLNHLGILVPNTEEVLAAKTRLEEAGLITFSEENVTCCYAKQDKIWVRDPDGNAWEVYALLDDMQDDDHDDHAHGEVDASQCCQTQSFGDCECQAEKPAAAETCCAK, from the coding sequence ATGTCTATAACAAAAACCCATCTGTCATTGAATGTAAAGGACGTCGAAAAGTCGGCGCATTGGTACGAAGTGTTCTTCGGGGTACCGACGCACAAACGCCGACCCGGCTATGCCAACTTCGACCTCGATCAACCCGCCCTCAAGCTAGCGCTCCAGCAAATCGACGCTGGAACCGGGGGGCCGCTCAACCACCTCGGCATACTGGTGCCGAACACAGAAGAGGTCCTTGCCGCAAAAACGCGTCTTGAAGAGGCTGGTCTGATTACCTTCTCCGAAGAGAATGTGACGTGTTGCTACGCCAAGCAAGACAAGATCTGGGTGCGCGACCCCGACGGCAATGCTTGGGAGGTCTATGCCCTGCTCGACGATATGCAGGACGACGACCACGACGATCACGCCCATGGCGAAGTGGACGCCAGCCAGTGTTGCCAAACGCAGAGCTTCGGTGACTGCGAATGTCAAGCCGAGAAGCCAGCAGCTGCAGAAACCTGCTGCGCCAAGTAA
- a CDS encoding UDP-glucose--hexose-1-phosphate uridylyltransferase has translation MDHDPTQHVHRRFNPLLNEWVLVSPHRTQRPWQGQTEPTAEENRPTHAPDCYLCPGNERAGGHQNPNYTETYVFTNDFQAILPESPDFQTSDPLFRAESVKGTCRVICFSPRHDLTLAEMSEAEIGKVIHTWIEQSTELAKLYTWVQIFENKGAAMGCSNPHPHGQIWCSNALPSLAAREDSAQQTYFSSNGKPLLLDYVEQELQKAERIVDVNAHWALIVPYWATWPFEMLLVPRRHVHRLHDLTQAEQSSLSQILKLGLTRYDNLFQTSFPYSMGWHGAPNTDQVNKHWQLHAHFYPPLLRSATVRKFMVGYELLAEAQRDLTPEQAAARLREQTTAHCRA, from the coding sequence ATGGACCACGACCCAACCCAGCACGTTCACCGACGATTCAACCCCCTCCTGAACGAGTGGGTGCTCGTCTCTCCGCACCGAACACAAAGGCCCTGGCAAGGACAAACAGAGCCGACTGCGGAAGAGAATCGACCCACACACGCCCCAGACTGCTACCTTTGCCCAGGCAACGAACGCGCGGGTGGACACCAGAACCCCAACTACACAGAAACATACGTTTTCACCAACGACTTCCAGGCGATCCTGCCCGAATCTCCCGACTTCCAAACCTCGGATCCGCTTTTCCGCGCCGAGTCCGTAAAGGGCACGTGCCGCGTGATCTGCTTTTCTCCGCGCCACGATTTGACTTTGGCGGAGATGTCGGAAGCCGAAATCGGCAAGGTCATCCACACTTGGATCGAGCAAAGCACAGAACTCGCCAAGCTATACACCTGGGTTCAAATTTTTGAGAACAAAGGCGCGGCGATGGGATGCTCAAACCCACATCCGCATGGACAGATCTGGTGCAGCAACGCGTTGCCAAGCCTTGCTGCGCGCGAAGACAGCGCTCAGCAGACCTACTTCTCCAGTAATGGAAAGCCGCTCTTGCTCGATTACGTCGAGCAAGAGCTCCAAAAAGCTGAACGCATCGTCGATGTCAATGCGCACTGGGCCCTGATCGTGCCGTATTGGGCGACGTGGCCGTTCGAGATGCTGCTTGTTCCTCGTCGGCACGTCCATCGGCTGCACGATTTAACACAGGCTGAGCAAAGCAGCCTTTCCCAAATCTTGAAACTCGGGCTCACCCGCTACGACAATCTCTTTCAGACCAGCTTCCCGTATTCGATGGGCTGGCATGGAGCGCCAAATACTGATCAAGTCAATAAACACTGGCAGCTCCACGCCCACTTCTATCCGCCATTGTTGCGGTCCGCAACCGTGCGAAAGTTCATGGTTGGATATGAGCTTCTCGCCGAAGCCCAACGGGATTTGACGCCCGAGCAAGCGGCGGCTAGACTGCGCGAGCAGACTACCGCCCACTGCCGAGCATGA
- a CDS encoding prolyl oligopeptidase family serine peptidase has product MIVPTWRIVALSAVILLIPAGIVLAQDPNAPANTAPQGQTAKRAIKSPDDLKDWQSLAGGTISSDGRWVAYGIGHYEGDPKGIIRSSDGPEKWEIPYTTRIVFSDDSKWAAYSIGVSKADSEKMAAQKQPVRMKLGLRSLPEGKEQTVENVRSFQFLKGSKFLLISRYPGQGKNPPSADLQVMNLANGTTLTIGNVMGFRLNKEETLIALNIESDSGEHGMQLFNPASGTLQTLQWGKDDVGPAIWARKADTLGFLVGTPNPKKEGAANRVVVYSGVGSDPKKTEYDPAKDDKFPKEMRIAESGGLRISEDGTKFWFGIKDWPDKKTPDGKKPEDKPGVDIWHYKDVDVQPLQQSLAGQAQSKTLRSTWNVSNGEFKQLETDELISVNPIGDGRFAIITDPKPYRSAVKPGGLTYADYYVWDLQDGTKTKIVEKRQFGVSPSRKGNYVMYYQQKNWWLYDCAAKKSTNVTRNIKTRWDDVDYDGPQQETPAAAGVMWMEGEAAFIFDKFDTYLVEPTMAEARRITEGAAENLTLRPTDVGWHEDGIRLADPIYFRVFDNNTMKAGLYRRETDGTGKMLTYDGVQYGLIQKSKDTDRIIFSMESDQKTADLYLTNATFDAAKPMSRLNPQQSQFFWPKQELISFTTKSGWKLHGILTYPADYDPKRQYPMITYIYEKLSDGMYNYESPSDTNPYSAQMFAQKGYFVLRPDITYRTNDPGLSALECIETAVQTVLKKNVGVDPRNLGLTGHSWGGYQTTFVHTKSKLFKAAAAGAPLTELVSMSNSFYWNWGETNQVIFESSQGRFNKPWYDIPDAYTRNSAMWNAKTINGPFMMLFGTSDGAVDWHQGQYYYNTLRRMGKEVIMVVYEGENHFPAKKANVLDFTYRVRHFFDVNLQGAKADPWVTEGVPFIKKP; this is encoded by the coding sequence ATGATCGTCCCAACCTGGCGTATCGTCGCCCTCAGCGCCGTCATCCTGCTCATCCCTGCGGGCATCGTTCTGGCCCAAGACCCAAACGCCCCGGCTAACACGGCACCCCAAGGTCAAACCGCCAAGCGCGCCATCAAGAGCCCCGACGACCTCAAAGATTGGCAAAGCCTCGCCGGAGGCACCATTTCGTCAGACGGGCGTTGGGTGGCTTACGGCATCGGTCACTACGAGGGCGATCCAAAAGGCATCATTCGCAGCTCCGACGGCCCAGAAAAGTGGGAGATTCCTTACACCACCCGCATCGTTTTCTCCGACGACTCCAAATGGGCGGCTTACTCCATCGGCGTCTCCAAAGCCGACTCCGAAAAGATGGCTGCTCAGAAACAACCCGTCAGAATGAAGCTAGGCTTGCGCAGCTTGCCCGAGGGTAAAGAGCAGACCGTTGAGAACGTACGATCATTCCAATTCTTAAAGGGCAGCAAGTTTCTGCTCATCTCGCGCTACCCCGGCCAGGGCAAGAACCCACCAAGCGCCGACCTTCAGGTGATGAACCTTGCCAACGGCACAACGCTGACCATCGGCAATGTCATGGGCTTTAGGCTAAATAAAGAGGAAACCCTCATCGCCCTAAACATCGAATCCGACAGCGGCGAGCACGGCATGCAGCTCTTCAACCCCGCCTCTGGAACGCTGCAAACGTTGCAATGGGGGAAAGACGATGTTGGCCCCGCCATCTGGGCAAGGAAGGCGGACACGCTTGGCTTTTTGGTCGGGACTCCGAATCCGAAGAAAGAAGGAGCCGCAAATCGCGTCGTCGTCTATAGCGGAGTGGGAAGCGATCCCAAGAAGACAGAGTACGACCCAGCCAAGGATGATAAGTTTCCCAAAGAGATGCGAATCGCCGAATCCGGCGGGCTGCGCATCAGCGAGGACGGTACCAAGTTCTGGTTTGGCATCAAAGACTGGCCCGACAAGAAGACCCCCGATGGCAAGAAACCCGAAGACAAACCGGGCGTCGATATCTGGCATTACAAGGACGTCGACGTCCAGCCGCTGCAGCAAAGCCTCGCCGGACAGGCACAATCCAAAACACTGCGCAGCACTTGGAACGTATCCAACGGCGAGTTCAAGCAACTCGAAACCGACGAACTGATCTCAGTGAATCCCATCGGAGACGGACGCTTTGCAATCATCACCGATCCAAAGCCTTACCGAAGCGCCGTAAAGCCGGGTGGCCTCACCTACGCCGACTACTACGTTTGGGACTTGCAGGATGGCACAAAGACCAAGATCGTCGAAAAGCGCCAGTTCGGAGTCTCTCCTTCACGCAAGGGCAATTACGTCATGTACTACCAGCAGAAAAACTGGTGGCTCTACGACTGCGCGGCAAAGAAATCCACGAACGTAACCCGCAACATCAAGACCCGATGGGATGACGTGGATTACGACGGCCCCCAGCAGGAAACGCCCGCCGCAGCCGGCGTGATGTGGATGGAGGGTGAAGCCGCGTTCATCTTCGACAAGTTCGACACTTATCTCGTAGAGCCCACGATGGCCGAGGCACGTCGAATCACCGAGGGGGCAGCCGAAAACCTGACTCTCCGCCCGACCGATGTTGGGTGGCACGAAGATGGAATTCGGCTTGCCGACCCTATCTATTTCCGAGTGTTCGACAACAACACGATGAAGGCAGGCCTGTACCGTAGAGAGACCGACGGAACCGGCAAAATGCTGACCTACGATGGCGTTCAGTACGGTCTCATCCAAAAGTCGAAAGACACCGATAGGATCATCTTCTCGATGGAATCGGATCAAAAGACCGCCGATCTCTACCTCACAAACGCCACATTCGACGCCGCCAAGCCGATGAGCCGACTCAATCCACAACAGTCGCAGTTCTTCTGGCCCAAGCAAGAGCTGATCAGCTTCACCACAAAGTCGGGCTGGAAGCTCCACGGCATCCTCACCTACCCGGCGGATTACGATCCCAAGCGTCAGTATCCGATGATCACTTACATCTACGAGAAGCTCTCAGACGGGATGTACAACTACGAGTCTCCAAGCGACACAAACCCCTACAGCGCCCAAATGTTCGCGCAAAAGGGGTACTTCGTGCTGAGGCCCGACATCACTTACCGCACCAACGATCCCGGTCTCTCTGCACTGGAGTGCATCGAAACCGCCGTTCAAACGGTACTCAAGAAAAACGTCGGTGTAGACCCACGCAATCTGGGCTTGACAGGGCACAGTTGGGGCGGCTACCAAACGACCTTCGTTCACACCAAGTCGAAGCTATTCAAAGCCGCCGCCGCCGGAGCTCCCCTCACGGAGTTGGTGAGCATGTCGAACAGCTTCTACTGGAACTGGGGCGAGACCAATCAGGTCATCTTTGAAAGCTCGCAAGGGCGATTCAACAAGCCCTGGTACGACATCCCCGATGCGTACACCCGCAACTCGGCGATGTGGAACGCCAAGACCATCAACGGCCCGTTCATGATGCTGTTTGGCACTTCTGATGGTGCGGTGGACTGGCACCAAGGGCAGTACTACTACAACACCCTCCGACGCATGGGCAAAGAGGTCATCATGGTCGTCTACGAAGGAGAAAACCACTTCCCTGCGAAAAAGGCGAACGTGCTGGACTTCACTTACCGTGTGCGGCATTTCTTCGACGTTAACCTTCAAGGCGCGAAAGCGGACCCGTGGGTGACCGAAGGTGTGCCGTTCATCAAGAAGCCGTAG
- a CDS encoding MFS transporter, with translation MHEQAAKTSLPPVVAKMGWISFFADVASEMAYPVLPLFLTGVLKAPVPILGLVEGLAEALVSFMKGWSGWRSDVKGQRVPYIQWGYGLSAVGKPLLGLATIWPLVLFARLLDRFGKGLRTSARDAYLADSVDASQYGRAFGFHRAMDTAGAFVGVAIALLLLSLVPGNYRLIFLLAIIPGAISVAITLTLKDRAKPTTKKEAEANVDEEPKPRISLKELPTSYWKALAITLVFRLANSSDTFLLLFSSLYWGFTPFQTVLAYAFYNVTYALTSYPFGVLSDRIGRWRVIAAGWLLYAGVYLGFAIMGNGWAWMLWALYGIYTGMTQGAGKALVADNAPKQMKGTAMGFFEMLGGLATLLGNALTGLLWYSVSPGAALKACAGLALLSAVGVPFVVGKKKAS, from the coding sequence GTGCACGAGCAAGCTGCCAAGACCTCCCTGCCGCCCGTCGTCGCCAAGATGGGATGGATCAGCTTCTTTGCCGACGTAGCCTCGGAGATGGCCTATCCGGTGCTCCCCCTATTCCTGACCGGCGTTCTCAAGGCCCCCGTTCCGATCCTTGGACTCGTGGAAGGTTTGGCAGAGGCTCTGGTCAGTTTTATGAAGGGATGGTCAGGATGGCGCTCCGACGTGAAAGGGCAGCGCGTCCCCTACATTCAGTGGGGTTACGGCCTCAGCGCCGTCGGAAAACCCCTTCTTGGGCTGGCAACGATCTGGCCTCTTGTCCTGTTTGCCCGACTGCTCGACCGCTTTGGCAAAGGACTGCGCACAAGCGCTCGCGACGCTTACTTAGCGGATTCGGTAGACGCGTCCCAGTACGGACGAGCGTTCGGCTTTCACCGTGCCATGGATACTGCAGGTGCGTTTGTCGGGGTGGCAATTGCTCTGCTCCTGCTTTCACTCGTACCCGGAAACTACCGCCTAATCTTCTTGCTCGCCATCATTCCTGGTGCCATCTCCGTAGCAATAACACTCACGCTCAAAGACCGCGCAAAGCCCACAACCAAAAAAGAGGCAGAAGCCAACGTCGATGAGGAGCCAAAACCCCGAATCAGTCTCAAAGAGCTGCCCACGAGCTACTGGAAAGCGCTCGCCATCACGCTTGTCTTTCGGCTGGCGAACTCCAGCGACACCTTCTTGCTCCTCTTCTCCTCGTTGTACTGGGGGTTCACCCCATTCCAAACCGTTCTCGCCTACGCCTTCTACAACGTGACCTATGCACTCACCTCCTACCCATTCGGAGTCTTGAGCGACAGGATCGGACGCTGGCGCGTGATCGCGGCAGGATGGCTCCTCTATGCGGGCGTGTATCTGGGATTTGCCATCATGGGCAACGGTTGGGCATGGATGCTATGGGCGCTCTACGGCATCTACACCGGAATGACCCAAGGCGCAGGCAAAGCGCTCGTCGCCGACAACGCACCAAAGCAGATGAAGGGCACCGCGATGGGCTTCTTCGAAATGCTTGGAGGGTTGGCGACCCTACTCGGCAATGCGCTCACTGGCCTGCTTTGGTACTCGGTTTCTCCTGGCGCAGCCCTCAAAGCTTGTGCTGGCCTGGCGCTGCTATCGGCGGTTGGAGTTCCGTTTGTGGTTGGCAAGAAGAAAGCCAGCTGA
- a CDS encoding N-acetylmuramic acid 6-phosphate etherase, which yields MSTEGRNPRSYGLDKMSAQEIIRLMNEEEYSVLRALQAVEELIAIVSQKAANTFMAGGTVVYVGAGTSGRIATTDAAEMPPTFGVDPNRFVAVVAGGPIVAGGYTQEDAEDDEHAAIDALNALSLTRESIVIGLAASGKTAFTLAAVRHAQQKGIWTCGIANNANGPLLQLADLGIFLDTGPEILTGSTRLKAGTSQKLILNRISTAAMVLSGKVVENLMVDVKAKNEKLRERCVRIVRELAPVTADEADALLAANDWNVRRVLEIVRSNVQAGT from the coding sequence ATGAGTACCGAAGGAAGAAACCCACGTTCGTACGGCCTGGACAAAATGTCGGCCCAAGAAATCATCCGGCTGATGAACGAAGAGGAGTACTCGGTATTAAGGGCGCTCCAAGCTGTTGAAGAACTGATCGCCATCGTCTCGCAAAAGGCAGCCAACACCTTCATGGCAGGAGGCACTGTCGTCTATGTTGGCGCCGGAACCAGCGGGCGCATCGCCACTACCGACGCTGCCGAAATGCCACCCACCTTCGGGGTCGATCCTAACCGCTTTGTCGCGGTCGTTGCCGGTGGCCCCATCGTGGCAGGAGGCTACACGCAGGAGGATGCCGAGGATGACGAGCACGCCGCCATCGATGCCCTGAACGCGCTCAGCTTAACCCGCGAAAGCATCGTCATCGGCCTGGCTGCATCTGGCAAAACCGCGTTCACACTTGCCGCTGTGCGGCATGCCCAACAAAAGGGTATCTGGACTTGCGGCATCGCGAACAACGCCAATGGCCCGTTGCTCCAGCTCGCCGATCTTGGCATTTTCCTGGACACCGGTCCCGAAATTCTGACGGGATCAACCCGATTGAAAGCGGGCACGTCTCAAAAGCTCATCCTAAACCGAATCAGCACGGCGGCGATGGTGCTAAGCGGCAAGGTCGTAGAAAACCTAATGGTGGACGTCAAGGCAAAGAACGAGAAACTGCGCGAGCGCTGCGTGCGCATCGTTCGAGAGCTTGCGCCGGTCACAGCGGATGAAGCCGACGCCCTCCTCGCCGCCAACGACTGGAACGTCCGGCGAGTGCTTGAGATTGTGCGAAGCAACGTCCAGGCAGGGACGTAA
- a CDS encoding sulfite exporter TauE/SafE family protein has product MEWLIGLGIGLAGGVLSGMFGIGGGIIIVPALIYFMQFSQQKAQGTSLAALLLPVGILGFWNYYQKQQADFKIGALVAAGLFVGAFFGSKIAVQIDDTLLRKSFAVFLVLVALQLFFKK; this is encoded by the coding sequence ATGGAATGGCTGATCGGGCTTGGAATCGGACTAGCGGGGGGAGTGCTGAGCGGGATGTTCGGGATCGGCGGGGGAATCATCATCGTCCCTGCGCTGATCTACTTCATGCAGTTCTCCCAACAGAAGGCCCAAGGCACGTCGCTTGCGGCATTGCTCCTGCCCGTGGGCATCCTTGGATTTTGGAACTACTATCAGAAGCAGCAGGCCGACTTCAAGATAGGCGCGCTCGTCGCAGCCGGACTCTTTGTCGGCGCTTTCTTCGGCTCAAAAATCGCCGTGCAGATTGATGACACACTCTTGCGAAAGTCATTTGCCGTGTTCTTGGTCTTGGTGGCCCTGCAGCTCTTTTTTAAGAAGTGA